Proteins encoded together in one Nostoc sp. PCC 7524 window:
- a CDS encoding alpha/beta hydrolase, whose amino-acid sequence MVKSRKSLKLIASFFSALALTQFFGLNTSAKAAETIVIRYGLFAESIPLADLKTAAATGEFPRSLDLFTKRLSEQQRRTLLGMLRMRVPLNVVTLSRLLNTQIGTTILNDLSTAVVRKDQASVQSLRAALVLGASSPQGLSVLSFISAYPSQRLEINLPQALAVMGSLNTAFWRTQQLMFALAPQLAPRQAQISLPFDPSQSGSASVQVQKLSFNDQKRNRNIPVDIYWSTAATREKPVIVFSHGLGSVRTDLRYLAEHLASHGYIVAALEHPGSNQSNADLALQGKTRLLKPQEFLERPKDISFVLDELTTLNQTANNPLQGKLATNNVMVVGYSFGGGTALAVAGGELQLAGLKQRCQQKLAISSIGETVQCIAQELPDNSYQLRDTRIKQAIALNPTTSLIFGETGLTKVQVPTLVVASSADKTTPALTEQLIGFSKIPAPKWLVGVIGGTHLSVKDPSTTLDQANQPNTPLSGGEVVGEQAADVRKFVQAIALAMAAQLTPEAEKYAIFLTPDYAQVASTKVFPFRIVREIPPGLLSMDTALLK is encoded by the coding sequence ATGGTAAAAAGTAGAAAAAGTCTCAAATTAATTGCTAGTTTCTTTAGCGCACTGGCTCTTACACAATTTTTTGGGTTAAACACGTCTGCCAAGGCGGCTGAGACGATTGTGATACGTTACGGGTTGTTTGCGGAATCTATTCCCTTGGCTGATTTAAAAACAGCAGCAGCAACTGGCGAATTTCCCAGGAGTTTAGACTTATTTACGAAGAGATTATCTGAACAACAACGCCGTACTTTGTTGGGAATGCTGAGAATGCGAGTTCCTTTGAATGTGGTGACTCTGAGCAGATTACTTAACACTCAGATTGGTACAACTATTCTCAACGACTTATCAACAGCTGTAGTTCGCAAAGATCAAGCTAGTGTGCAAAGCCTCAGAGCTGCATTGGTACTCGGCGCTAGTTCTCCCCAAGGGTTATCCGTCCTCAGCTTTATTTCTGCCTATCCTAGTCAACGCCTAGAAATTAATTTACCCCAAGCTTTGGCTGTGATGGGGAGTTTAAATACTGCTTTTTGGCGGACACAACAGTTGATGTTTGCTCTGGCTCCGCAATTAGCTCCTAGACAAGCACAGATTTCTTTACCTTTTGATCCTAGCCAATCAGGTAGCGCCTCTGTACAAGTGCAGAAGTTAAGTTTCAATGACCAAAAACGGAATCGTAATATTCCTGTGGATATTTACTGGTCAACTGCTGCTACTAGGGAAAAGCCTGTTATTGTATTTTCTCATGGTTTGGGTTCAGTTCGCACTGATTTACGTTATTTGGCAGAACATCTAGCTTCTCACGGTTATATAGTTGCAGCTTTAGAGCATCCTGGTAGTAATCAAAGCAATGCTGATTTAGCTCTTCAAGGCAAAACCAGACTGTTAAAACCCCAGGAGTTTTTGGAGCGCCCCAAAGATATTAGTTTTGTCCTGGATGAGTTGACAACACTCAATCAAACTGCAAATAATCCCCTGCAAGGCAAACTAGCAACTAATAATGTCATGGTTGTAGGCTATTCTTTTGGGGGTGGTACAGCTTTAGCAGTGGCTGGCGGTGAGTTACAATTGGCGGGACTCAAACAACGCTGTCAGCAGAAATTGGCTATTTCTAGTATTGGGGAAACTGTCCAATGTATCGCCCAAGAACTACCAGACAACAGCTATCAACTACGAGATACCAGAATTAAACAAGCGATCGCACTCAATCCTACAACTTCTTTGATTTTTGGTGAAACTGGTTTAACTAAGGTACAAGTACCTACTTTAGTTGTGGCAAGTTCTGCCGATAAAACTACTCCAGCTTTAACTGAACAATTGATTGGATTTAGTAAAATTCCTGCCCCAAAATGGTTAGTTGGTGTCATTGGTGGTACTCATTTGAGTGTAAAAGACCCCAGCACGACTTTAGATCAAGCCAATCAACCCAATACACCTTTATCTGGGGGTGAAGTTGTTGGTGAACAGGCTGCCGATGTTCGCAAATTTGTCCAGGCGATCGCTTTAGCAATGGCAGCACAACTCACACCAGAAGCCGAGAAATACGCTATTTTTCTCACCCCCGATTATGCTCAAGTAGCTTCTACAAAGGTATTTCCTTTTCGCATAGTGAGAGAAATTCCCCCAGGACTACTCTCAATGGATACAGCACTTTTGAAGTAA
- a CDS encoding NAD-binding protein, which translates to MKPRIIVCGLGLTGYKIFRLLRQQGAFVIGIHHKPIPGEAAGDVIVGNLCAAATLTAAGIQQTHTLVIASSDDELNLSIMMQARVLNPRIRIINRFYNTNLGERLDQTLPDHLSMSVVGLAAPLFTFAALGNQAIGQIKIYEQTWPIQEEYIDEDHPWLGRKLSDLWEDPTRMPIYYLPVEGEMNLVAAVLSGSELKVGDRLIVGIQPRIRQTRRSLIKKLLKILTSIRQFQQHGQSVVAGAIVLLAVILTATLTYMSTELSLSMVDALYFSVGMITGAGGNDQVIENAPNSIKVFTVVMMLVGAVVIGIWYAMLTDFVLGSRFKQFWDVARVPQRHHYIVCGLSGIGNRIVQQLHTKGYEVVVIETDCNNRYINSVRGQGIPVIQGDASFRTILQTSNITLAAAVLAVTNNDATNLEIALKAKGLAPRIPVIVHYADPDFAGMAQQVFDFEAVLSSAELAAPAFAAAALGGRVLGNGITADRLWVAFATLITPSHPFCGKLVKEIAMSADFVPLYVETNGQNIYGWDLLTSYLSDGDVLYLTMPANKLYQLWRDERVCGTQAYP; encoded by the coding sequence ATGAAACCTCGAATTATCGTTTGTGGCTTAGGACTTACAGGATATAAAATCTTTCGTTTGCTCAGACAGCAGGGCGCGTTCGTGATTGGCATTCATCACAAACCTATTCCCGGTGAAGCAGCAGGCGATGTGATTGTTGGTAATTTATGTGCAGCTGCTACCTTGACAGCAGCCGGAATTCAACAGACACACACTTTAGTCATAGCCAGTTCAGATGATGAGCTGAATTTATCAATTATGATGCAGGCGCGGGTGCTAAATCCCCGCATTCGGATTATCAACCGCTTTTATAATACAAACTTGGGTGAACGCCTAGATCAAACTCTCCCAGATCACTTGAGCATGAGTGTTGTTGGTTTGGCAGCACCATTATTCACTTTCGCAGCTTTGGGAAATCAAGCGATCGGGCAGATCAAGATATATGAGCAGACTTGGCCGATTCAAGAAGAATATATTGATGAAGATCATCCTTGGCTGGGGCGCAAGCTGAGTGATTTGTGGGAAGATCCCACACGGATGCCGATTTATTACTTACCCGTAGAAGGTGAGATGAATTTGGTGGCGGCGGTGCTGTCAGGATCAGAATTAAAGGTAGGCGATCGCTTAATTGTGGGCATTCAACCTCGTATCCGTCAAACACGCCGTTCCCTGATTAAAAAACTGCTGAAAATCTTGACCAGTATACGGCAGTTTCAGCAACACGGGCAATCGGTCGTAGCGGGTGCGATCGTGCTACTAGCAGTGATTTTGACTGCTACTCTCACGTATATGTCTACTGAGTTAAGTTTGTCGATGGTTGATGCCCTATATTTCTCCGTAGGCATGATTACCGGAGCCGGTGGTAACGACCAAGTTATAGAAAACGCTCCTAACAGTATTAAAGTATTTACCGTGGTGATGATGTTGGTTGGGGCAGTGGTGATTGGTATTTGGTACGCCATGCTCACCGATTTTGTCTTAGGTAGCCGCTTTAAGCAATTTTGGGATGTAGCCCGTGTACCACAACGTCATCATTATATCGTCTGTGGTTTAAGCGGCATTGGCAATAGAATTGTGCAGCAACTCCATACTAAGGGTTATGAAGTGGTAGTCATTGAAACTGACTGTAATAACAGATACATTAATTCTGTGCGTGGTCAAGGTATTCCGGTAATTCAAGGTGATGCTAGTTTCCGCACTATCCTGCAAACTAGCAATATTACCTTGGCTGCTGCTGTACTGGCTGTAACTAACAATGATGCCACTAATCTAGAAATTGCTCTCAAAGCCAAAGGTTTAGCGCCCAGAATCCCGGTAATTGTCCACTATGCCGATCCTGATTTTGCAGGTATGGCACAACAAGTATTTGACTTTGAGGCTGTACTTAGTTCCGCAGAATTGGCAGCCCCGGCGTTTGCAGCTGCGGCTTTGGGTGGACGCGTCCTTGGCAATGGCATCACCGCAGATCGGCTATGGGTAGCTTTCGCTACTTTAATTACACCTTCACATCCTTTTTGCGGCAAGTTAGTCAAAGAAATAGCCATGTCTGCTGACTTTGTACCTTTGTATGTAGAAACCAATGGTCAAAATATCTACGGATGGGATTTATTAACAAGTTATCTAAGTGACGGTGATGTTTTATATTTGACTATGCCAGCGAACAAGTTATATCAATTGTGGCGCGATGAGCGAGTCTGTGGTACACAAGCCTATCCTTAG
- a CDS encoding zinc ribbon domain-containing protein translates to MATVSCPHCQQIIDSQVLTCPYCRTALKAYGHPGIPLHRANKNEYLCDSCTYHADHTCNFPQRPYAKDCTLYQNLAERKSQLEQQRAASSLAETVNTWIKRNQALLLILGLLFICLFIAVSIS, encoded by the coding sequence GTGGCTACTGTATCTTGTCCCCACTGTCAGCAAATTATTGATAGTCAGGTTCTTACTTGTCCCTATTGTCGCACAGCACTCAAAGCATATGGGCATCCAGGTATTCCCCTACACCGTGCTAACAAAAATGAGTATCTGTGTGATAGCTGTACGTATCATGCTGATCATACTTGCAACTTTCCCCAACGTCCCTACGCTAAAGACTGTACCCTTTACCAAAATCTTGCGGAAAGGAAATCGCAGTTAGAACAACAGCGCGCTGCTAGTAGTTTGGCAGAAACTGTCAACACTTGGATCAAACGAAATCAGGCTTTGCTGTTAATACTGGGTTTGTTATTCATCTGTTTGTTCATAGCTGTATCAATATCTTGA
- a CDS encoding GGDEF domain-containing protein, which yields MVCIIGLIDCYISPDISISFIYLVPIGIATWFADKYIGLLISVFSDVIIIIANQTQEQQNLHPFIHYWNGLVTLAFFLFANYLLAELKSTLKHLETLAQTDNLTGLTNRRFFLEIVNSEIEKSCRHEEPLTLAYVDIDDFKKINDKFGHGFGDRLLQSLANSAKSTLRKIDVIARMGGDEFAILLPRTDYDAAEVVLHRVQKVLSTSMREQGLSVTVSIGAITFSHPPQSVGKIIDKADSLMYTAKKKGKNLLQHELLEKIEI from the coding sequence TTGGTTTGTATTATAGGCTTGATAGACTGTTATATTTCCCCCGATATTTCTATATCATTTATATATTTAGTTCCCATTGGTATTGCTACTTGGTTTGCTGATAAATACATCGGGTTGCTAATATCAGTCTTCAGTGATGTCATTATTATCATAGCCAATCAAACTCAAGAGCAGCAGAATTTACATCCTTTTATTCATTATTGGAATGGACTGGTAACTTTAGCTTTTTTTCTATTTGCTAATTATTTATTAGCAGAGCTTAAATCGACATTGAAACATTTAGAAACCCTAGCACAAACTGATAATTTAACGGGGTTAACTAACAGACGATTTTTTTTAGAGATAGTAAATAGTGAAATTGAGAAATCTTGCAGACATGAGGAACCTTTAACATTAGCTTATGTAGATATTGATGATTTTAAAAAAATCAACGATAAGTTCGGACATGGTTTTGGCGATCGCCTGCTACAATCATTAGCTAACTCAGCTAAAAGTACCCTGCGTAAAATTGATGTGATTGCCAGAATGGGCGGTGATGAATTTGCTATCTTATTACCTCGTACTGATTATGATGCAGCAGAAGTAGTGCTGCATAGAGTACAAAAAGTTCTCTCAACATCAATGCGGGAACAAGGTTTATCAGTCACTGTTAGCATCGGGGCTATTACTTTTAGTCATCCTCCACAATCGGTTGGCAAAATTATCGATAAAGCAGACTCATTAATGTACACTGCCAAAAAGAAAGGCAAGAACCTATTGCAGCATGAGTTATTAGAAAAGATTGAAATTTGA
- a CDS encoding hybrid sensor histidine kinase/response regulator codes for MASTTSNSSILIVEDEWVIALDIKRHLNKLGYNVVGTANSAEKALDLVGKTKPDLVLMDIYLQGDQTGIAAAEKILQQFNLPVVFLTAHADESTLVEAIAAHPYGYIVKPFEEQDLGIAIQVALANHRAEQAIQQALEKEKQLNELKSQFISIVSHEFRNPLSSLLMSLELLEQPDLLTPEKRRLHIERGKAAIKHMAQLMTDVLVVGQLEQEQFQCQPIPINIYYFCSSLVEDLQSRPQTANRLGFTVAECDNTGHLFYHLDSQLLEHILSNLLENALKYSPEDSTVTFRLRCEPDYVEFQITDQGIGLTPQDLAKLFTPFHRGINVGKIPGTGLGLSIVKKCVDAHGGKITVESEVNVGSQFIVTIPCQREEVNIQNYLFSIPN; via the coding sequence ATGGCAAGCACTACTTCTAACTCTAGTATCCTAATTGTTGAAGATGAATGGGTGATTGCTTTAGATATTAAACGGCATCTCAACAAATTAGGTTATAACGTCGTTGGAACTGCTAATTCGGCGGAAAAAGCTCTGGATTTAGTCGGCAAAACTAAACCAGATTTAGTCTTAATGGATATTTACTTACAAGGTGATCAAACTGGCATTGCAGCAGCAGAAAAAATTCTCCAACAGTTTAATTTACCAGTGGTGTTTCTGACTGCCCATGCAGATGAGTCTACATTAGTGGAAGCGATCGCCGCCCATCCTTACGGCTACATTGTTAAACCCTTCGAGGAACAGGATCTCGGTATTGCTATCCAGGTGGCTTTGGCTAACCATCGCGCCGAACAAGCCATACAGCAAGCTTTAGAAAAAGAAAAACAACTCAACGAACTCAAATCACAATTCATTTCCATTGTTTCCCATGAATTTCGCAACCCGTTGAGTTCACTACTCATGAGCCTCGAACTTCTGGAACAGCCGGATTTACTTACTCCCGAAAAAAGAAGGCTTCATATTGAACGAGGTAAAGCAGCTATCAAGCATATGGCACAACTGATGACAGATGTCTTAGTTGTGGGACAACTGGAGCAAGAACAGTTTCAGTGTCAACCAATACCCATAAATATTTATTATTTCTGCTCCAGTCTTGTAGAAGATTTACAGTCTCGTCCTCAAACTGCTAATAGACTGGGGTTTACAGTTGCAGAATGTGACAATACAGGGCATCTTTTCTATCATCTGGATTCCCAGCTATTGGAACATATCCTGAGCAATTTACTAGAAAATGCCCTCAAATATTCTCCAGAAGATAGTACAGTCACTTTTAGATTACGGTGTGAGCCAGACTATGTTGAATTTCAAATTACAGATCAAGGTATTGGATTAACTCCTCAAGATTTAGCCAAGCTATTTACCCCTTTTCATCGCGGCATCAATGTCGGTAAAATTCCAGGGACAGGTTTAGGTTTATCAATTGTCAAAAAGTGCGTCGATGCTCATGGCGGCAAGATTACTGTTGAAAGTGAAGTCAACGTTGGTAGTCAGTTTATAGTCACAATTCCTTGCCAGCGAGAGGAAGTCAACATTCAAAATTATCTATTCTCAATTCCCAATTAA
- the phnM gene encoding phosphonate metabolism protein PhnM has product MNEQVYTNYRLQLTDQEVLGTLVVRDGLIADIQPGVVNHGEDGEGDYLLPGLIELHTDNLERCMSPRPGIRWPLAAAAVYHDRDLASAGVTTVCDAIAIGDVSPQSSRLTDYAPMINIITQNQAAGSFCVEHRIHLRCELAYEQVYEITEQYADNPLLSMISLMDHTPGQRQFVHLDKFKEYYMGKHGVKADEIEDLIITRQQQQQIYAQKNRQALVELTQAKGISLASHDDATVEHVQEAVQDGVVLAEFPTTLAAATAAHNSGLQVLMGAPNLVLGGSHSGNVSAMELVLHNLVDVISSDYVPQSLLQSIFIITHKTGKPIYEAMRLFTSNPAKAIHLFSDRGSLEVGKRADLITVHDDGIVPRLSATICQGCRVA; this is encoded by the coding sequence ATGAATGAACAAGTTTATACTAACTATCGCCTACAACTAACAGATCAGGAAGTGTTGGGTACTCTCGTTGTTAGAGATGGTTTAATTGCAGATATTCAACCGGGAGTAGTTAATCATGGTGAGGATGGCGAGGGAGATTATCTTTTACCTGGGTTAATTGAATTACACACCGATAATCTAGAACGGTGTATGTCCCCCCGTCCCGGTATTCGCTGGCCTTTAGCAGCCGCAGCCGTGTATCATGATCGCGATTTAGCCAGCGCGGGAGTGACAACTGTCTGTGATGCGATCGCTATTGGTGATGTGTCGCCTCAGTCTTCTCGTTTGACTGACTATGCACCGATGATTAATATCATCACCCAAAATCAAGCCGCAGGCAGCTTTTGTGTGGAACATCGCATACACCTACGCTGTGAATTGGCTTATGAACAGGTTTATGAAATCACGGAACAATACGCCGACAATCCTCTGTTATCCATGATTTCTTTGATGGATCATACTCCCGGACAACGGCAATTTGTGCATTTAGACAAATTCAAAGAATACTACATGGGTAAACATGGAGTAAAAGCAGACGAAATTGAAGACTTGATCATTACTCGTCAGCAACAACAACAAATATATGCTCAAAAAAATCGTCAAGCCTTGGTAGAACTCACTCAAGCTAAGGGTATTTCTCTCGCCAGTCATGATGATGCTACTGTCGAACACGTCCAAGAGGCTGTGCAAGATGGTGTAGTCTTAGCGGAGTTTCCCACTACTTTAGCCGCAGCCACAGCAGCACATAATTCTGGTTTACAAGTCTTGATGGGTGCGCCTAATTTAGTTTTGGGTGGTTCTCATTCTGGGAATGTTTCAGCAATGGAATTAGTTTTACACAACTTAGTTGATGTTATTTCTTCTGACTACGTGCCGCAAAGTTTGTTACAGTCCATCTTTATCATCACTCACAAAACTGGTAAACCGATTTACGAAGCTATGCGATTATTTACCAGTAACCCAGCCAAAGCCATTCATCTATTTAGCGATCGCGGTAGTCTAGAAGTCGGTAAGAGGGCTGATTTGATCACTGTTCATGATGATGGCATCGTACCCCGTTTGAGTGCAACTATTTGCCAAGGTTGCCGTGTTGCCTAA
- a CDS encoding response regulator, whose amino-acid sequence MANSSEGLHPQNVTYHFYSLAGLHILVVDDNDDSLFLTACILESYGINVSTATSALQALEAIAQFKFDVLIFDIAMPDIDGYSLIRKVRENQLSEVRNIPAIALTALGSEESRNMALISGFQSYINKPIDPSILITELMKIMKSSASENGKELA is encoded by the coding sequence GTGGCAAATAGTTCAGAAGGACTACATCCACAAAATGTGACATATCACTTTTATTCACTAGCTGGATTACATATTCTTGTGGTAGATGATAACGATGATAGTCTATTTTTAACTGCTTGCATTCTGGAAAGCTACGGTATTAATGTATCAACTGCTACGTCTGCCTTACAAGCTCTAGAGGCGATCGCTCAATTTAAGTTCGATGTTTTAATTTTTGATATTGCTATGCCGGATATAGACGGATATTCATTAATCCGTAAAGTTAGAGAAAATCAGCTGTCAGAAGTCCGAAATATTCCGGCTATTGCTCTCACGGCTTTAGGTTCGGAAGAAAGTCGCAATATGGCATTAATATCTGGTTTTCAAAGCTATATTAATAAACCCATAGATCCCAGTATTCTTATAACAGAACTTATGAAAATCATGAAAAGTTCTGCCTCAGAAAATGGAAAAGAATTGGCATAA
- the phnL gene encoding phosphonate C-P lyase system protein PhnL, with product MKQLSSPYTPTPLHPYTPKESTLLEVENLTKSFTLHQQGGIRLSVLEGLSLSVNSGECVALSGASGTGKSSFMRCLYGNYRVDSGAIWVKHEENWLDLCQLQPHELLAVRQKTIGYVSQFLRAIPRVPALEVAAEPLLELGIETEAAFDRVKALFRRLNLSERLWHLSPTTFSGGEKQRVNIARALSVNYPILLLDEPTSALDATNRQVVIELLEERKAAGCALIGIFHDEEVRSQLCNRELTFGEDN from the coding sequence ATGAAACAACTATCTTCCCCCTACACCCCTACACCCTTACACCCTTACACCCCTAAAGAAAGTACACTGTTAGAAGTTGAAAATTTAACCAAAAGCTTTACTCTGCACCAACAAGGCGGTATTCGCCTATCAGTCTTAGAAGGACTATCCCTAAGTGTAAATTCTGGCGAATGTGTGGCTTTGTCTGGCGCATCTGGTACAGGGAAATCTTCATTTATGCGCTGTCTTTACGGTAACTATCGCGTTGATAGTGGTGCCATTTGGGTAAAACATGAGGAAAATTGGCTGGATTTGTGTCAGTTACAGCCCCATGAACTTTTAGCAGTCAGACAGAAAACCATTGGATATGTCAGTCAGTTTTTACGGGCAATTCCTAGAGTTCCAGCTTTAGAAGTTGCAGCTGAACCGCTTTTAGAATTAGGCATAGAAACCGAAGCGGCTTTTGATCGAGTCAAAGCCTTATTTCGTCGCCTCAACTTGTCAGAAAGGTTATGGCATCTCTCCCCTACAACCTTTTCTGGAGGGGAAAAGCAACGGGTAAATATTGCCCGTGCTTTGTCAGTCAACTATCCTATTTTGCTGTTAGATGAACCAACCTCAGCTCTAGATGCTACTAATCGCCAAGTAGTTATAGAACTTTTAGAAGAACGCAAAGCCGCAGGTTGTGCATTAATCGGCATTTTTCACGATGAGGAAGTGCGATCGCAACTCTGTAACCGGGAATTAACCTTTGGTGAAGATAATTAG